The Humulus lupulus chromosome 3, drHumLupu1.1, whole genome shotgun sequence genome window below encodes:
- the LOC133823993 gene encoding uncharacterized protein LOC133823993: MAHGGGTHTCNGGGPQTRTVTAQETSEDDPILTDTKRFSVLDNTHISQDEARNLYFLAHSDHPNASLVPKIHIGGENYSSWKRSMMVSLLAKNKVKFVNGKLPQPDPDDNDYDAWCQCNSMVISWILHVVSTEIADSIMYLDDDAAIWSELHDRFHQNNGPRVFEVKSSMQVLTQGCNNVQTYFTRLKALWDLVKEFHPQHVCSCGAMKTIVEY, from the coding sequence ATGGCTCATGGAGGTGGCACTCATACTTGCAATGGTGGAGGTCCTCAAACACGAACTGTAACTGCTCAAGAAACTTCTGAAGACGATCCCATTTTAACAGACACCAAAAGATTCTCTGTCTTGGATAACACTCACATTTCTCAAGATGAAGCTCGCAACCTTTATTTCCTCGCCCATAGTGATCATCCTAATGCCAGTCTTGTGCCCAAGATTCATATTGGAGGCGAGAACTATAGTTCTTGGAAGCGATCAATGATGGTCTCTCTGCTTGCCAAGAACAAAGTCAAGTTCGTCAATGGAAAGTTGCCTCAACCTGATCCCGACGACAATGATTATGATGCTTGGTGTCAATGCAATAGCATGGTCATTTCTTGGATTCTACATGTGGTGTCTACTGAAATAGCTGATAGCATAATGTACCTTGATGATGATGCTGCCATCTGGTCTGAGTTACATGATCGATTTCACCAAAACAATGGCCCAAGAGTCTTTGAAGTGAAAAGTTCAATGCAAGTTCTTACACAAGGTTGCAACAATGTTCAGACATACTTCACTCGACTTAAAGCACTTTGGGATTTGGTCAAAGAATTTCACCCACAACATGTTTGTAGTTGTGGTGCAATGAAAACAATTGTTGAATATTAG